The Corallococcus silvisoli genome has a segment encoding these proteins:
- a CDS encoding glycosyltransferase family 87 protein gives MTPPRRISPKAGLLLFIPFVCLTLAVRSVAFAPQGVDLDFSAYWAAARMAFSHQTSPYNGETLRAVGGEWLPGRQPVPPFIYTPTALLPFGLIEHLEFVTAARVMLVINLLASAAMFAFMASALGLTRSRRTFRYGIVYTLLFAPIYSSLGMGQVNPVLLLLVCVVWHVHRSGRMAGVGGLAGAAVVFLKFHFGLLLLPLLLRRQWRIALWGSAFLLLGAGLSWALLPFDGWSQWHEHVVRASSLTQLPKGLSGVTDPSNLSVPALTGRFLLKNPAFPSNPVPPWFAAAVPMVLCGAIASIAVGVLWRLSRTPWTHERANLEICLVLATIFEVSPASWGSQLVFLLPVIYLLGCEVVASPEEPSARRLLLGAAMCVVAVHPIFFRLQASGAVLGVATLRSLAPLLLWASLVMWALRHAPVRKPAEVSPVTTAPAV, from the coding sequence ATGACGCCTCCTCGACGCATCAGCCCCAAGGCGGGCCTGCTCCTGTTCATCCCGTTTGTCTGTCTGACCCTGGCGGTTCGGAGCGTCGCGTTCGCGCCGCAAGGCGTGGACCTCGACTTCAGCGCGTATTGGGCGGCGGCCCGGATGGCCTTCTCCCACCAGACGAGCCCCTACAACGGCGAGACGCTGCGCGCCGTGGGAGGAGAATGGCTTCCAGGGCGACAGCCCGTACCGCCCTTCATCTACACGCCAACGGCCCTGCTGCCCTTCGGGCTCATCGAGCACCTGGAGTTCGTCACTGCGGCCCGGGTCATGCTCGTCATCAACCTCCTCGCCAGTGCGGCCATGTTTGCCTTCATGGCCTCCGCGCTTGGACTGACGAGAAGCCGGCGAACGTTCAGGTATGGGATTGTCTACACCCTGCTGTTCGCCCCCATCTACTCGTCGCTGGGCATGGGCCAGGTGAACCCGGTGTTGCTCCTGCTGGTCTGCGTTGTGTGGCACGTGCACCGGAGCGGGCGGATGGCGGGGGTGGGAGGCCTGGCCGGAGCGGCCGTGGTGTTCCTCAAGTTCCACTTCGGCCTGTTGCTGCTCCCACTCCTGTTGCGGCGACAGTGGCGGATCGCGCTCTGGGGCAGCGCGTTCCTCCTCCTGGGCGCGGGCCTGTCCTGGGCGCTACTGCCATTCGACGGCTGGAGCCAGTGGCATGAGCACGTCGTGCGGGCCAGCTCGCTCACCCAGTTGCCCAAGGGGCTCAGCGGGGTCACGGATCCGTCCAATCTGAGCGTGCCGGCCCTGACGGGACGCTTCCTGCTGAAGAACCCGGCGTTTCCAAGCAACCCGGTCCCGCCCTGGTTCGCCGCCGCGGTTCCCATGGTGTTGTGCGGCGCCATCGCGAGCATCGCGGTCGGAGTCCTGTGGCGCCTCAGCCGGACGCCCTGGACTCACGAACGCGCGAACCTGGAGATCTGCCTCGTGCTGGCGACCATCTTCGAGGTGTCGCCTGCCTCGTGGGGCTCGCAGTTGGTGTTCCTGCTGCCGGTCATCTACCTGCTGGGCTGTGAGGTGGTCGCGTCGCCGGAGGAGCCTTCCGCGCGGCGGCTCCTGCTGGGCGCCGCGATGTGCGTCGTGGCCGTGCACCCCATCTTCTTTCGGCTCCAGGCCTCCGGTGCCGTCCTGGGCGTGGCCACGCTGCGCTCCCTGGCGCCGCTGCTGTTGTGGGCTTCCCTGGTGATGTGGGCGCTGCGCCACGCTCCTGTGCGCAAGCCCGCCGAGGTGTCCCCCGTCACCACCGCGCCTGCCGTCTGA
- a CDS encoding ABC1 kinase family protein, producing MNLQDLNRIRQITLIAARHGFGEVAERAGVWRMLGGRKEKVEVSEEARRASTARRFRLFLAELGPTFIKLGQVLSTRADLLPAEFVDELATLQDHVEAIPLEEVQAQIREALGKDVQELFAQVDPQPLAAASIAQVHRAVTLDGEEVVIKVQRPGIAQRIDADLGVLRSLARLLEAVVEETGIYTPSGIVDEFDRAIHEELDFLNEATNIRAFLENHKDRPYLKIPRVHASLSSRTVLTMEFIRGEKINPAALAEADRKQVAQNILEASFRQLFDDGLFHGDPHPGNLLLLEDNRLALLDFGVVGRLTRPMQETLVMLCLAVALKDSDSVARILYRVGVPDARANLMGFRNDIESILGQHLPTTLGQVDARTLLRDLLDLAVKYRIRIPKEYALLSRASISTEGMLRGLYPELNIIEVALPYAKELMAGRYDPTQLQGGLMRTLLRFQSMAQDLPTQLSQILLDLETGKFSVTVRAEQFDKLNENLRSVAVIAFLGLCACGFIVGAFIAFAPRPPMYGNVPVLGIVGIALSAALFGAVLTWYLFGGRFGKVSVSRFLKKRR from the coding sequence ATGAACCTCCAGGACCTCAACCGCATCCGGCAGATCACCCTCATCGCCGCCCGCCACGGCTTCGGCGAGGTGGCCGAGCGCGCGGGCGTGTGGCGCATGCTCGGCGGCCGCAAGGAGAAGGTGGAGGTTTCAGAGGAGGCCCGGCGCGCGTCCACCGCCCGCCGCTTCCGCCTCTTCCTGGCGGAGCTGGGCCCCACCTTCATCAAGCTGGGGCAGGTGCTCTCCACCCGCGCGGACCTGCTGCCCGCGGAGTTCGTGGACGAGCTGGCCACGCTCCAGGACCACGTGGAGGCCATCCCGCTGGAGGAGGTCCAGGCGCAGATCCGCGAGGCGCTGGGCAAGGACGTCCAGGAGCTGTTCGCGCAGGTGGACCCGCAGCCGCTCGCCGCCGCGTCCATCGCGCAGGTGCACCGCGCGGTGACGCTGGACGGCGAGGAGGTCGTCATCAAGGTGCAGCGGCCCGGCATCGCCCAGCGCATCGACGCGGACCTGGGCGTGCTGCGCTCGCTCGCGCGCCTGCTGGAGGCCGTGGTGGAGGAGACGGGCATCTACACGCCCTCCGGCATCGTGGACGAGTTCGACCGGGCCATCCACGAGGAGCTGGACTTCCTCAACGAGGCCACCAACATCCGGGCGTTCCTGGAGAACCACAAGGACCGCCCGTACCTCAAGATTCCGCGCGTGCACGCGTCGCTCTCCAGCCGCACCGTGCTCACGATGGAGTTCATCCGGGGGGAGAAGATCAACCCCGCCGCCCTGGCGGAGGCGGACCGCAAGCAGGTGGCCCAGAACATCCTGGAGGCCAGCTTCCGCCAGCTCTTCGACGACGGCCTCTTCCACGGCGACCCCCACCCGGGGAACCTGCTCCTCCTGGAGGACAACCGGCTGGCGCTCCTGGACTTCGGCGTCGTGGGCCGGCTCACGCGCCCCATGCAGGAGACGCTGGTGATGCTGTGCCTCGCGGTGGCGCTCAAGGACAGCGACTCCGTGGCGCGCATCCTCTACCGGGTGGGCGTGCCGGACGCGCGCGCCAACCTGATGGGCTTCCGCAACGACATCGAGTCCATCCTGGGCCAGCACCTGCCCACCACGCTGGGGCAGGTGGACGCCCGCACGCTGCTGCGCGACCTGCTGGACCTGGCCGTGAAGTACCGCATCCGCATCCCCAAGGAGTACGCGCTGCTGTCGCGCGCCTCCATCTCCACGGAGGGCATGCTGCGCGGCCTCTACCCGGAGCTGAACATCATCGAGGTCGCGCTGCCCTACGCGAAGGAGCTGATGGCGGGCAGGTACGATCCCACCCAACTCCAGGGCGGGCTGATGCGCACGCTCCTGCGCTTCCAATCCATGGCGCAGGATCTGCCCACGCAGCTGTCGCAGATCCTCCTGGACCTGGAGACGGGCAAGTTCAGCGTCACGGTGCGCGCGGAGCAGTTCGACAAGCTCAACGAGAACCTGCGCAGCGTGGCCGTCATCGCCTTCCTGGGCCTGTGCGCCTGCGGCTTCATCGTGGGCGCCTTCATCGCCTTCGCGCCCCGGCCGCCCATGTACGGCAACGTCCCGGTGCTGGGCATCGTGGGCATCGCGCTGTCGGCGGCGCTCTTCGGCGCGGTGCTCACCTGGTACCTGTTTGGGGGGCGCTTCGGGAAGGTCAGCGTCAGCCGCTTCCTGAAGAAGCGCCGGTAG
- the nhaA gene encoding Na+/H+ antiporter NhaA, whose amino-acid sequence MATSSNMNRPPVPALFKVALAPVQAFFRLEASSGILLALCAVAALAWANSPWGATYAAVFDAPLRLEIVGHGGHFTFREFINDGLMTLFFFLVGMEIKRELSSGELRTFSRALLPLIAALGGMVVPALLYVAFTHGTPAQGGWAIPMATDIAFAIGCLTLVKARVGHGLVVFLTALAIFDDIGGILVIALFYGTGLHVEWLAVAAGLAAVLWGLNRFYVRNGLAYALVGLGLWYAMHHGGIHATLSGVVLGLAIPALPTRPGREVLEELAEYIRGLVSQPDDEGERAAQLLHIEEALEDIEPPLNRFVHLWHGYVAYGIVPLFALANSGVDVSGMSPSDLLKPLSLGIITGLFVGKQVGIFLFTWAAVKAGVSPLPAGASLAQLHGVSVVAGIGFTVALFVGGLAFAGQPSLLAEAKLGILTGSLLSAVVGYVLLRYVARPLQPAVSAPS is encoded by the coding sequence ATGGCGACCTCCTCCAACATGAACCGTCCTCCCGTCCCCGCCCTGTTCAAGGTCGCGCTCGCGCCGGTGCAGGCCTTCTTCCGGCTGGAGGCCAGCAGCGGCATCCTGCTGGCCCTGTGCGCGGTGGCCGCGCTCGCGTGGGCCAACTCCCCCTGGGGGGCCACCTACGCCGCGGTGTTCGACGCGCCCCTGCGCCTGGAGATCGTGGGCCACGGCGGGCACTTCACCTTCCGCGAGTTCATCAACGACGGCCTGATGACGCTCTTCTTCTTCCTCGTGGGGATGGAGATCAAGCGCGAGCTGTCCTCGGGGGAGCTGCGCACCTTCTCCCGCGCGCTCCTGCCCCTCATCGCCGCGCTGGGGGGCATGGTGGTGCCCGCCCTGCTCTACGTGGCCTTCACCCACGGCACGCCCGCGCAAGGGGGCTGGGCCATCCCCATGGCCACCGACATCGCGTTCGCCATTGGCTGCCTCACGCTGGTGAAGGCCCGCGTGGGTCATGGGCTGGTGGTGTTCCTCACCGCGCTCGCCATCTTCGACGACATCGGCGGCATCCTGGTCATCGCGCTCTTCTATGGCACAGGCCTCCACGTCGAATGGCTGGCGGTCGCCGCGGGGCTGGCGGCGGTCCTCTGGGGGCTCAACCGCTTCTACGTGCGCAACGGGCTGGCGTACGCGCTGGTGGGGCTGGGGCTCTGGTACGCCATGCACCACGGCGGCATCCACGCCACGCTGTCCGGCGTGGTGCTGGGCCTCGCCATCCCGGCGCTGCCCACCCGGCCGGGGCGCGAGGTGCTGGAGGAGCTGGCGGAGTACATCCGCGGGCTCGTGTCCCAGCCGGACGACGAGGGTGAGCGCGCCGCGCAGCTGCTCCACATCGAGGAGGCGCTGGAGGACATCGAGCCGCCGCTCAACCGCTTCGTGCACCTGTGGCACGGCTACGTGGCGTACGGCATCGTGCCGCTGTTCGCGCTGGCCAACTCCGGCGTGGACGTGTCCGGCATGTCGCCGTCCGACCTGCTCAAGCCCCTGTCGCTGGGCATCATCACCGGCCTCTTCGTGGGCAAGCAGGTGGGCATCTTCCTGTTCACCTGGGCGGCGGTGAAGGCGGGCGTGTCCCCGCTGCCCGCCGGGGCGAGCCTCGCGCAGCTGCACGGCGTGTCGGTGGTGGCCGGCATCGGCTTCACGGTGGCCCTCTTCGTGGGCGGACTGGCCTTCGCCGGACAGCCGTCCCTGCTGGCGGAGGCGAAGCTGGGCATCCTGACGGGCTCGCTGCTCTCCGCCGTGGTGGGCTACGTGCTATTGCGCTACGTGGCCCGTCCGCTCCAGCCGGCGGTGTCCGCTCCGTCATGA
- the mutS gene encoding DNA mismatch repair protein MutS translates to MSVTQQTKTGKAAAVVLPEEETTPDVGTGEAPAGAREIASLTPMMRQYLEVKALHPDTVLFFRLGDFYEMFFEDAVKASELLQITLTARAKGSDKIPMCGVPYHSSRRYIAKLVEHGLKVAICEQVTEPGAGPGIVQREVTRVITPGMVLDDEVLEPQASNFLAAVCWSEAGFGAALLEASTGEFYTFEAQGLSELVEGLSRVEPRELLVPQGQRDAPEVVQVCQRLSRAPAVAESEGAAFEHTRASAFLRSHFNVQSLSAFGLDGSPLATGAAGAALRYLKDTQKTAAAHVDRLSRQERTGCLVMDESSRGNLEVLKSLRDGGRKGSLLGVLDRTATGLGARKLARWLSAPLYSLPEIHARLDAVEELSGKSVYREELVATLKEVGDLERLCGRLSLGAGNARDLRALGLSLAQLPRLGAALARCDAALLQSLSGPLGALPELADLLMRAVTDEPPVVIREGGFIRPGFHAELDDLVALSTTGKDYLLKLEQREKDRTGIGSLKIRYNKVFGYYLEVTKANLHAVPKDYIRKQTTVGAERFVTEELKEYEEKVLTAEERRVVLELQLFEELRAKVIAAAPGIRSAAEAVATADALVSFARCAAEYGYTRPQVDASEGLSITGGRHPVVERMLGAGESFVPNDVRLDPEDAQLLVITGPNMAGKSTVMRQVALTALMAQAGSFVPAKAARIGLCDRIFTRVGAADNLARGQSTFMVEMTETSHILHHATRKSLVILDEIGRGTSTFDGLSIAWAVAEHIHDKVGARSLFATHYHELVDLARERPRVKNLCVAVKEQGGKVIFLRKLVPGGASRSYGIEVAKLAGLPPEVVSRARELLQNLESGELDDAGRPRVAVRSTKRAPSNAGQLGLFGAAPPQAPVAAAPATPPAHAEVLEALRNASIDRMTPLDALNLLAKLKQELSSS, encoded by the coding sequence ATGTCGGTGACGCAGCAGACGAAGACAGGCAAGGCAGCGGCGGTGGTGCTGCCCGAGGAAGAGACGACGCCGGACGTCGGGACGGGTGAGGCGCCCGCGGGTGCGCGGGAGATCGCCTCCCTGACGCCGATGATGCGCCAGTACCTGGAGGTGAAGGCGCTCCATCCGGACACGGTGCTCTTCTTCCGGTTGGGTGACTTCTACGAGATGTTCTTCGAGGACGCGGTGAAGGCCTCGGAGCTCCTGCAGATCACCCTGACGGCGAGGGCCAAGGGCTCGGACAAGATCCCGATGTGCGGGGTGCCGTACCACTCGTCGCGCCGGTACATCGCGAAGCTGGTGGAGCACGGCCTGAAGGTGGCCATCTGCGAGCAGGTGACGGAGCCGGGCGCGGGGCCGGGCATCGTGCAGCGCGAGGTGACGCGGGTCATCACGCCCGGCATGGTGCTGGACGACGAGGTGCTGGAGCCGCAGGCCAGCAACTTCCTGGCGGCCGTGTGCTGGAGCGAGGCGGGCTTCGGCGCGGCGCTGCTGGAGGCGTCCACCGGCGAGTTCTACACCTTCGAGGCGCAGGGGCTGTCGGAGCTGGTGGAGGGCCTGTCGCGCGTGGAGCCGCGGGAGCTGCTGGTGCCGCAGGGCCAGCGCGACGCGCCGGAGGTGGTGCAGGTGTGCCAGCGGCTGTCGCGCGCGCCGGCGGTGGCGGAGAGCGAGGGCGCGGCCTTCGAGCACACCCGGGCGTCCGCCTTCCTGCGCTCGCACTTCAACGTGCAGTCGCTGTCCGCGTTCGGATTGGACGGCTCGCCGCTGGCCACCGGGGCGGCGGGGGCGGCGCTGCGCTACCTGAAGGACACGCAGAAGACGGCGGCGGCGCACGTGGACCGGCTGTCGCGTCAGGAGCGCACGGGCTGCCTGGTGATGGACGAGTCCTCGCGGGGCAACCTGGAGGTGCTCAAGAGCCTGCGCGACGGCGGCCGGAAGGGCTCGCTGCTGGGCGTGTTGGACCGCACCGCCACCGGCCTGGGCGCGCGCAAGCTGGCGCGCTGGCTGTCCGCGCCGCTGTACTCGCTGCCGGAGATCCACGCGCGGCTGGACGCGGTGGAGGAGCTGTCCGGCAAGAGCGTGTACCGCGAGGAGCTGGTGGCCACGCTCAAGGAGGTGGGCGACCTGGAGCGGCTGTGCGGCCGGCTGTCGCTGGGCGCGGGCAACGCGAGGGACCTGCGTGCGCTGGGGCTGTCCCTGGCGCAGCTGCCGAGGCTGGGCGCGGCGCTCGCGCGGTGCGACGCGGCGCTGCTCCAGTCGCTGTCCGGGCCGCTGGGCGCGCTGCCGGAGCTGGCGGACCTGCTGATGCGGGCGGTGACGGACGAGCCGCCGGTGGTCATCCGCGAGGGCGGCTTCATCCGGCCGGGCTTCCACGCGGAGCTGGACGACCTGGTGGCGCTGTCCACGACCGGCAAGGACTACCTGCTCAAGCTGGAGCAGCGGGAGAAGGACCGCACGGGAATCGGGTCGCTGAAGATCCGCTACAACAAGGTCTTCGGGTACTACCTGGAGGTGACGAAGGCGAACCTGCACGCGGTGCCCAAGGACTACATCCGCAAGCAGACGACGGTGGGCGCGGAGCGCTTCGTCACGGAGGAGCTGAAGGAGTACGAGGAGAAGGTGCTCACGGCGGAGGAGCGCCGCGTGGTGCTGGAGCTCCAGCTCTTCGAGGAGCTGCGGGCGAAGGTCATCGCGGCGGCGCCGGGCATCCGCTCCGCGGCGGAGGCGGTGGCCACGGCGGACGCGCTGGTGTCCTTCGCGCGGTGCGCGGCGGAGTACGGCTACACGCGGCCCCAGGTGGACGCGAGCGAGGGGCTGAGCATCACCGGCGGCCGGCACCCGGTGGTGGAGCGGATGCTGGGCGCGGGTGAGTCGTTCGTGCCCAACGACGTGCGCCTGGATCCCGAGGACGCGCAGCTGCTGGTCATCACCGGCCCGAACATGGCGGGCAAGAGCACGGTGATGCGGCAGGTGGCGCTGACGGCGCTGATGGCGCAGGCGGGCTCGTTCGTGCCGGCGAAGGCGGCGCGCATCGGCCTGTGCGACCGGATCTTCACGCGCGTGGGCGCGGCGGACAACCTGGCGCGCGGGCAGTCCACGTTCATGGTGGAGATGACGGAGACCAGCCACATCCTCCACCACGCCACGCGCAAGAGCCTGGTCATCCTGGATGAGATTGGCCGTGGCACGTCCACGTTCGACGGCCTCTCCATCGCGTGGGCGGTGGCGGAGCACATCCACGACAAGGTGGGCGCGCGGTCGCTCTTCGCCACGCACTACCACGAGCTGGTGGACCTGGCGCGCGAGCGGCCCCGGGTGAAGAACCTGTGCGTCGCGGTGAAGGAGCAGGGCGGCAAGGTCATCTTCCTGCGCAAGCTGGTGCCCGGCGGGGCCAGCCGCTCCTACGGCATCGAGGTCGCGAAGCTGGCCGGCCTGCCGCCGGAGGTGGTGTCGCGGGCCCGCGAGCTGCTCCAGAACCTGGAGTCGGGCGAGCTGGACGACGCGGGCCGTCCCCGGGTGGCGGTGCGCTCCACCAAGCGCGCGCCCTCGAACGCGGGGCAGCTGGGGTTGTTCGGGGCCGCGCCGCCGCAGGCTCCGGTGGCCGCCGCCCCCGCGACACCTCCCGCGCACGCGGAGGTCCTTGAAGCATTGAGAAATGCTTCCATTGATCGCATGACGCCGCTGGATGCGCTCAACCTGCTGGCGAAGTTGAAGCAGGAGCTGAGCTCTTCCTGA
- a CDS encoding DUF3592 domain-containing protein, giving the protein MQLAIPHAPRRVRLAQVPGAMARLARGVLLGLAVMALLGLGAGFVGRYFVEEQRFAARAELVEALVDRSHLPPPNAPEDADGTLDVLYTFADVEHSVAGVRTHLDTAASLGHGERVMLLVDPSQPGRPREAAHARARAARVGWLPWGLGLGALVALAGFAWEVRRLWRREVVPLRLGALVWLTPDDGFLPEGKGEAEFPGHFFRQDVKIGVRARCRPQRAPVRNGGKVLAAVVPSEPGWCRVIDEELARKLGWVR; this is encoded by the coding sequence ATGCAGCTCGCCATCCCCCATGCCCCTCGCCGCGTCCGCCTCGCCCAGGTTCCGGGGGCGATGGCGCGGCTCGCGCGAGGGGTGCTGTTGGGCCTGGCGGTGATGGCGCTGCTGGGCCTGGGCGCGGGCTTCGTGGGGCGCTACTTCGTGGAGGAGCAGCGCTTCGCGGCCCGCGCGGAGCTGGTGGAGGCGCTGGTGGACCGCAGCCACCTGCCGCCTCCGAACGCGCCCGAGGACGCCGACGGCACGCTGGACGTGCTCTACACGTTCGCGGACGTGGAGCACTCGGTGGCGGGGGTGCGCACGCACCTGGACACCGCGGCGTCCCTGGGGCATGGCGAGCGGGTGATGCTGCTGGTGGATCCGTCGCAGCCGGGGCGCCCCCGCGAGGCGGCCCACGCGAGGGCCCGGGCGGCCCGGGTGGGGTGGCTGCCCTGGGGCCTGGGCCTGGGCGCGCTGGTGGCGCTGGCCGGCTTCGCCTGGGAGGTCCGGCGGCTGTGGCGCCGGGAGGTGGTCCCGCTGCGGCTGGGCGCGCTGGTGTGGCTCACGCCGGACGACGGGTTCCTGCCGGAAGGGAAGGGCGAGGCGGAGTTCCCCGGGCACTTCTTCCGCCAGGACGTGAAAATCGGGGTGCGGGCGCGCTGCCGCCCCCAGCGGGCCCCCGTGCGCAACGGCGGCAAGGTGCTGGCGGCGGTGGTGCCGAGCGAGCCGGGCTGGTGCCGCGTCATCGACGAGGAGCTGGCGCGGAAGCTGGGCTGGGTGCGCTGA
- a CDS encoding N-acetylmuramoyl-L-alanine amidase yields MRVRFSHFVLPVLLLTASSAVGASKRDEAEEAYQQARRAYYALKDDSARRKLRHHWLNVVHRFESVASRFPKSDRAPDALFTAGDLLQELSRISFVEEDLQSAITDYSKLVEAHPKHRLADDAALALARIHVNRLDKPEAARKVLTESLSTNPKGDQNKEIKALLASLPPATRPTPAKPTVKPLPPVVKGSADTAVAEATPQDRSALVEAITKLAREPSPVLPRLDPSAPASGPGHTKDAAPVIKDAPTVADRALDAKDSAKGAGDTKHTESVASSRGTPPAVKPEAPAVAAKPSAPAVDSTPVATASRSEPKPAEPEVAVSKPPRAVAVAPMPEAPRPVTAPVDAQVAQARLKAVAKQTRNAELTLAEQLGLKVRRVVIDPGHGGHDSGAVGKAGTMEKDVALAISKKVADGLREKGLEVVLTRDDDTFIRLEERAKLANEAHGDLFISVHCNSAATQKLRGIETYTLNTSADRYSIRLAARENASSEKGISDLQFILADLATKANTEESSRLANAVQHSLVSGLSGQYDGIKDLGHKEALFYVLLGAKMPAILVETSFLSHAEDEKRLASERFQDEVAKNIVLGVEEFLGDRRRVAKVD; encoded by the coding sequence ATGCGCGTACGCTTCTCCCACTTCGTGCTGCCCGTGCTGCTGCTCACGGCCTCGAGCGCCGTCGGAGCCAGCAAGCGCGACGAAGCGGAGGAGGCGTACCAGCAGGCCCGCCGCGCGTACTACGCGCTGAAGGACGACTCGGCCCGCCGCAAGCTGCGCCACCACTGGCTCAACGTGGTGCACCGCTTCGAGTCCGTGGCCAGCCGCTTCCCGAAGAGCGACCGCGCGCCGGACGCGCTCTTCACCGCGGGCGACCTGCTCCAGGAGCTGAGCCGCATCTCCTTCGTGGAGGAGGACCTTCAGTCGGCCATCACGGACTACTCGAAGCTGGTGGAGGCCCACCCGAAGCACCGGCTCGCGGACGACGCGGCGCTGGCGCTGGCGCGCATCCACGTCAACCGCCTGGACAAGCCGGAAGCCGCCCGGAAGGTCCTCACCGAGTCGCTGTCCACCAACCCCAAGGGCGACCAGAACAAGGAGATCAAGGCGCTCCTGGCCTCGCTGCCCCCGGCCACCCGGCCGACCCCGGCCAAGCCCACGGTGAAGCCGCTGCCCCCCGTGGTGAAGGGCTCCGCGGACACCGCCGTCGCCGAGGCCACGCCACAGGACCGCTCCGCCCTGGTGGAGGCCATCACCAAGCTCGCGCGCGAGCCGTCCCCGGTGCTGCCGCGCCTGGATCCGAGCGCCCCTGCCTCCGGTCCAGGCCACACCAAGGACGCGGCCCCGGTCATCAAGGACGCGCCCACCGTCGCCGACCGGGCCCTGGACGCGAAGGATTCCGCGAAGGGCGCGGGCGACACGAAGCACACCGAGTCCGTGGCCTCCTCCCGCGGCACCCCGCCGGCGGTGAAGCCGGAGGCCCCGGCCGTGGCCGCGAAGCCGTCCGCTCCGGCGGTGGACAGCACCCCGGTGGCGACGGCGTCCCGGAGCGAGCCGAAGCCGGCCGAGCCGGAGGTCGCGGTGTCGAAGCCGCCGCGCGCGGTGGCCGTGGCGCCCATGCCGGAGGCCCCGCGCCCGGTGACGGCGCCCGTGGACGCGCAGGTGGCGCAGGCCCGGCTCAAGGCGGTGGCGAAGCAGACGCGCAACGCGGAGCTGACGCTGGCGGAGCAGCTGGGGTTGAAGGTGCGGCGCGTGGTCATCGACCCGGGCCACGGCGGCCACGACTCGGGCGCGGTGGGCAAGGCGGGGACGATGGAGAAGGACGTGGCGCTGGCCATCTCCAAGAAGGTCGCGGACGGGCTGCGGGAGAAAGGCCTGGAGGTGGTGCTCACCCGCGACGACGACACGTTCATCCGCCTGGAGGAGCGCGCGAAGCTGGCCAACGAGGCCCACGGCGACCTGTTCATCTCGGTGCATTGCAACTCGGCGGCGACGCAGAAGCTGCGCGGCATCGAGACGTATACGCTCAACACGTCCGCGGACCGCTACTCCATCCGTCTGGCCGCGCGGGAGAACGCGTCGTCCGAGAAGGGCATCAGCGACCTCCAGTTCATCCTGGCGGACCTGGCCACCAAGGCGAACACGGAGGAGTCGTCGCGGCTGGCGAACGCCGTGCAGCACAGCCTGGTGTCGGGCCTGTCGGGCCAGTACGACGGCATCAAGGACCTGGGCCACAAGGAAGCGCTGTTCTACGTGCTGCTGGGCGCGAAGATGCCGGCCATCCTGGTGGAGACGTCCTTCCTGTCGCACGCGGAGGACGAGAAGCGCCTGGCGTCCGAGCGCTTCCAGGACGAGGTGGCGAAAAACATCGTGCTGGGAGTGGAAGAGTTCCTCGGTGATCGCCGCCGCGTCGCCAAGGTAGATTGA